Proteins from a genomic interval of Campylobacter concisus:
- a CDS encoding Fur family transcriptional regulator — protein MQYVSLLKQSGLKVTPQRLSVLRILDRHTHPTIDELYDEILKESPSVSLATVYKNLNTLKDEGLVVEVNIVNQKARYDIYEYPHIHVVCESCGSVEDVSYDDAELGKYQEALEKKIGNIIERLNIVASVKSCKHCK, from the coding sequence ATGCAATACGTATCATTATTAAAGCAATCTGGGCTAAAAGTCACGCCACAACGCCTTAGCGTTTTAAGAATTCTTGATCGCCACACGCATCCAACGATTGATGAGCTTTATGATGAAATTTTAAAAGAGAGCCCATCGGTTTCTCTAGCAACGGTTTATAAAAATTTAAATACTTTAAAAGACGAAGGTCTTGTAGTTGAAGTAAATATCGTCAATCAAAAGGCTAGATATGACATCTACGAATATCCACATATTCATGTAGTTTGCGAAAGCTGTGGAAGCGTCGAGGATGTGAGCTACGATGATGCTGAGCTTGGCAAATACCAAGAAGCACTAGAAAAGAAGATCGGAAATATAATAGAACGTCTAAATATCGTAGCTAGCGTAAAAAGCTGTAAACACTGTAAATAA
- the dxs gene encoding 1-deoxy-D-xylulose-5-phosphate synthase, producing the protein MNKDVKSLDVDELNALCHDIRDKILATVSKNGGHLSSNIGAVEIIVAMHKIFDVTKDPFIFDVSHQSYAHKLLTGRWESFDTLRKFNGISGYTKPSESKFDYFVAGHSSTSISLAVGAAKAIKLKNEDRIPITVIGDGSLSGGMAYEALNELGDRKYPCVIILNDNEMSISKPIGALSKYLSQMMAGQFYQKFKGRVEKFLSYMPDSAAYMARRMEEGIRLITPGMFFEELGLEYIGPVDGHDLSALLSTFATAKSMKKPVIVHVQTLKGKGYEFAEGYYENWHGVGPFDLKSGEFIKRQSNKSATAIFSEQLLKMAREHSDIVGVTAAMPTGTGMDALIQEFPDRFWDVAIAEQHAVTSMSAMAKEGFKPFVAIYSTFMQRAYDQVIHDASILNLNITFAMDRAGIVGEDGETHQGAFDISFLNAVPNMVLFAPRCEESMKNVMEFAYPYKGVSAFRYPRGAFILRDEFEAKPLEFGKGEILADAKSDIAFLGYGNGVGKANLVRNLLASKLDTILVDLVFAKPLDSELLLGLAKRTKKWYIFSDSAKKGGIGEIVSAFLQENKISNISVISFEYEDKFIPHGSTAEVEKYLGISAEQITKNLLENN; encoded by the coding sequence ATGAATAAAGACGTTAAAAGTTTAGATGTTGATGAACTAAACGCACTTTGTCATGACATCAGGGATAAAATTTTAGCTACTGTTAGCAAAAATGGCGGTCACCTTAGCTCAAACATCGGTGCAGTTGAGATCATTGTGGCGATGCATAAAATTTTTGATGTGACAAAAGATCCATTTATTTTTGATGTGAGCCACCAAAGCTATGCACATAAGCTGCTGACTGGACGCTGGGAGAGCTTTGATACGCTTAGAAAATTTAACGGCATCAGTGGCTATACAAAGCCAAGCGAGAGTAAATTTGACTACTTTGTGGCAGGTCATAGCTCGACATCCATTTCACTTGCAGTTGGTGCTGCAAAGGCGATAAAACTTAAAAACGAAGATCGTATCCCAATAACTGTCATAGGTGATGGCTCACTAAGTGGCGGAATGGCGTACGAGGCGCTAAATGAGCTGGGAGACAGAAAATATCCTTGCGTCATCATCCTAAACGACAACGAGATGAGTATAAGCAAGCCTATAGGCGCGCTTAGCAAGTATCTAAGCCAGATGATGGCTGGGCAGTTTTATCAAAAATTTAAAGGCAGAGTTGAGAAATTTCTAAGTTATATGCCAGACTCTGCAGCATATATGGCCAGGCGCATGGAGGAGGGTATTAGGCTAATTACTCCAGGCATGTTTTTTGAAGAGCTTGGACTTGAATATATAGGCCCAGTCGACGGACACGACCTCTCAGCGCTTCTTAGCACCTTTGCGACAGCTAAAAGTATGAAAAAGCCAGTTATAGTACATGTGCAGACGCTAAAAGGCAAAGGATATGAATTTGCCGAGGGTTATTATGAAAATTGGCACGGAGTTGGGCCATTTGATCTAAAAAGTGGCGAATTTATCAAAAGACAGTCAAATAAGTCAGCCACTGCGATCTTTAGTGAACAGCTTTTAAAGATGGCAAGAGAACATAGCGATATCGTAGGCGTCACAGCAGCTATGCCAACAGGCACTGGCATGGATGCTTTGATACAAGAATTTCCAGACCGCTTTTGGGATGTGGCGATAGCCGAGCAACATGCAGTCACATCGATGTCAGCTATGGCAAAAGAGGGATTTAAGCCATTTGTTGCGATATATTCGACATTTATGCAAAGAGCTTATGATCAAGTCATTCACGACGCTTCTATTTTAAATTTAAACATCACCTTTGCGATGGATAGGGCGGGCATAGTGGGCGAGGACGGCGAAACGCATCAAGGTGCGTTTGACATTAGCTTTTTAAATGCTGTGCCAAATATGGTTCTTTTTGCCCCAAGATGCGAAGAGAGCATGAAAAATGTTATGGAATTTGCCTACCCTTACAAGGGTGTTAGCGCATTTAGATATCCGCGTGGGGCATTTATCTTAAGAGATGAGTTTGAAGCTAAACCGCTTGAGTTTGGCAAGGGTGAAATTTTAGCTGACGCAAAGAGTGATATTGCATTTTTAGGCTATGGTAACGGTGTTGGCAAGGCAAATTTGGTCAGAAATTTACTTGCTAGTAAGCTTGATACGATATTGGTTGATCTTGTCTTTGCAAAGCCGCTTGATAGTGAGCTTTTATTAGGTCTTGCAAAACGCACTAAAAAGTGGTATATCTTTAGTGATAGTGCCAAAAAAGGCGGTATTGGCGAGATAGTAAGTGCATTTTTACAAGAAAATAAAATTTCAAATATAAGCGTCATTAGCTTTGAGTATGAAGATAAATTTATCCCGCATGGTTCAACTGCTGAGGTCGAAAAGTATCTTGGTATAAGTGCCGAGCAGATTACCAAAAATTTACTAGAAAATAATTAA
- the fliH gene encoding flagellar assembly protein FliH has product MKSSVITSETSPAHFIENYRFKVLGVGERAADSAPVLIEENNLSEELSEQNFGQKGENFIPQASHQTQTNSQNHFASQAQSPQIQQAGESSFVEELLKKTDELSSNIIKLQMQIENQESEFAKRLEAEISRAKEDGKNEGIAQANAANEARINELEARFSASAAKLDEQYVKFDEFLKKIEEELGQTAIKIAKEVIDKEISTSSSQIAHHLASSLIKELSNVKNIEIRVNPEDSEYIKEQFSNNEHVKISADDAISKGGVVIISDGGNIDATMQTRLEKLKMLVNNE; this is encoded by the coding sequence ATGAAAAGCAGCGTAATAACCAGTGAAACTTCTCCAGCTCACTTTATAGAAAATTACAGATTTAAAGTACTTGGAGTTGGAGAGCGAGCTGCAGATAGTGCTCCTGTATTGATAGAAGAAAATAATCTTAGTGAAGAGCTAAGTGAGCAAAATTTTGGGCAAAAGGGTGAAAATTTCATTCCTCAAGCTAGCCACCAAACGCAGACAAACTCACAAAACCACTTTGCTTCTCAGGCTCAAAGTCCACAAATACAGCAAGCAGGCGAGTCAAGCTTTGTCGAAGAACTGCTTAAAAAAACAGATGAGCTAAGCAGCAACATCATCAAACTTCAAATGCAAATAGAAAACCAAGAGAGCGAATTTGCTAAACGCCTTGAGGCTGAAATTTCTCGTGCAAAAGAAGATGGTAAAAATGAGGGCATCGCCCAGGCAAATGCAGCAAATGAAGCAAGGATAAATGAGTTAGAGGCTAGATTTAGCGCTTCAGCTGCAAAGCTAGATGAGCAGTATGTTAAATTTGATGAGTTTTTAAAGAAGATCGAAGAAGAGCTTGGGCAAACTGCTATAAAAATCGCAAAAGAAGTAATCGATAAAGAAATTTCAACCTCTTCAAGTCAGATCGCTCATCATCTAGCAAGCTCGCTTATAAAAGAGCTAAGTAATGTTAAAAATATAGAAATTCGCGTAAATCCCGAAGATAGCGAATATATAAAAGAGCAATTTAGCAATAATGAACATGTCAAGATAAGCGCTGATGATGCTATAAGCAAAGGCGGTGTGGTTATTATAAGTGATGGTGGCAATATCGATGCAACTATGCAAACAAGGCTAGAAAAACTAAAAATGCTGGTAAATAATGAATAA
- the fliG gene encoding flagellar motor switch protein FliG: MSIKLNDKQKMIYDDLSMPEKIAILLIQLGEEATALIFSHMDVDVITEISGYIATAKNIDKQVASAVLEEFYALMQSNQYMRSGGLEYAKEILYRTFGPEAAQKILDKLAKSMENSKSFGYLDKIKPQQLADFIIKEHPQTIALILAHMDSTSAAETLSFFSDELRSEVVIRMANLGDISPSVIKRVSTVLEGKLESLTSYKVEVGGPRAVAEVLNRLGQKASKSTIERIEQSDDKLATTIKELMFTFEDIINLNATAIREILKNVDKKDLMVAFKGSSDGIKDKFLSNMSQRAAEAFKEEMQYLGAVRVKDVEEAQRRIVETVQTLADQGVFQVGEADEMIE; encoded by the coding sequence ATGTCAATAAAGCTAAATGATAAGCAAAAAATGATTTATGATGATCTATCGATGCCTGAAAAGATTGCTATTTTGCTGATTCAGCTTGGCGAAGAGGCAACTGCTCTTATATTTTCTCATATGGATGTTGATGTTATCACTGAAATTTCAGGCTATATCGCAACTGCGAAAAACATTGACAAGCAAGTCGCAAGTGCTGTGCTAGAAGAATTTTACGCGCTAATGCAGTCAAATCAATATATGAGAAGTGGTGGTTTGGAGTACGCAAAAGAAATTCTTTACCGCACATTTGGTCCAGAGGCTGCTCAGAAAATTTTAGACAAGCTTGCAAAAAGTATGGAAAACTCAAAAAGCTTTGGCTATCTTGATAAGATAAAACCACAACAGCTTGCAGACTTTATCATAAAAGAGCACCCTCAAACCATCGCACTAATACTAGCTCACATGGACTCAACGAGCGCTGCTGAAACGCTTAGCTTTTTCTCAGATGAGCTAAGAAGCGAAGTTGTCATTAGAATGGCAAATCTTGGTGATATTAGCCCATCGGTGATTAAGCGTGTTTCAACCGTACTTGAGGGTAAACTCGAAAGTCTTACATCTTATAAAGTCGAAGTTGGCGGTCCAAGAGCTGTGGCAGAAGTGCTTAATAGACTTGGACAAAAAGCCAGCAAAAGTACGATCGAACGCATCGAACAAAGTGATGATAAGCTTGCAACAACGATTAAAGAGCTTATGTTTACCTTTGAAGATATTATCAACCTTAACGCAACTGCGATTAGAGAAATTCTTAAAAATGTCGATAAAAAAGACCTTATGGTCGCATTTAAAGGCTCAAGCGATGGCATAAAGGATAAATTTTTATCAAATATGTCTCAGCGTGCAGCAGAAGCCTTCAAAGAGGAGATGCAATATCTTGGTGCGGTGCGTGTAAAAGATGTTGAAGAGGCTCAAAGACGCATAGTAGAGACAGTACAAACTCTAGCTGATCAAGGTGTGTTCCAAGTCGGCGAAGCAGATGAGATGATAGAATGA